The sequence CGTCCGCTGTGCTACGTGTTCAAGCGCGAACTGCTGTACGTGCCGTTCTTCGGTTGGGCGCTCGGCTTGCTGAAGATGGTTCATATCGATCGCAAGGAAGGCAAATACGCGTTCGAATCCGTCATCAAGCAAGGCAAGGCGCGCATGGCTGAAGGCGCGTGGGTCATCATGTTTCCGGAAGGCACACGCACGCGCAGCGGCACGCAAGGCAAATACAAAACCGGTGGCGCGCGCTTCGCGGTCGCTACCGGCGCACCAGTCGTACCGATCGCGCACAACGCGGGACGCCTGTGGCCTCGCAACTCGTTTCTTAAATATGCGGGTATAGTCACAGTGTCGATCGGCAAGCCGATCGACACCACGGGACTCACGCCCGAAGAAGTGAACGCGCGCGTCGAACAGTGGATCGAAGCTGAAATGCGTCGCATCGATCCTACCGCGTACAGCGCGACGGAAAGCCGTTCCGCCGCCGCACCAATCTGACGCGCCCACGCCCTCGAAGGCGTACTTGCGCGAAGCCGAAACCGATGCAGAAGTCTCCTACGTCGCAGCCTGCTGCGGCGCTCGATAACCGGCAACTCGATCTCCCGCTCTTCGCCGAGCCGGGGTCGACGTCGTCGTCCCCTTCACCCTCCGCGCCTTCTTCCGGTTCTGCCGGGAGTGCGTCGGGCACGTCGCATTCCGCTGGACTGCTCGCGCCAGATGGCAGCAAATTGCGCAGCCTCGTCGTCGGTTCACGCACGCTGCATTACGCGCTCAAGCGTTCCGCGCGCCGCTCGATCGGCTTTGCGATCGACAGCACGGGTCTGACGATCACCGCACCGCGTTGGGTCACGCTCGCCGATATCGAAACCGCGATCACCGAAAAGCAGCGCTGGATTTTCGCGAAGCTGATCGAATGGCAAACGCGTGTCGAACAGCGCGCGTTGCCGAAGGTCGATTGGAAAGACGGCGCGGAAGTGCCGTACCTCGGCCAGCCGGTGCGCGTGATACTCGGCTCGCCGCAAGGCACGCTTCAGTTCAGCACGAGCGATTCGGCGTTGCAGGTACCGTTGCCGTTGCAGGCCGATCCGCAGCAGATCAAGGACCGCGTGCAAGGCTGGCTGCAAGGCGAGGCGAAGCGTCTGTTCGGCGAACGTCTCGCGATTTATTCGGAGAAGCTCGGCGTCAGCTACCGCACGTATGCGCTGTCTTCAGCGGCAACGCGCTGGGGTAGTTGTTCGAGCGACGGTAAGATTCGCCTGAACTGGCGGCTGATTCACTTTCCGTTGTCCATCATCGACTATGTCGTCGCGCATGAGCTCGCGCATCTGCGTGAGATGAATCACAGCCCGCGATTCTGGCAAACGGTGGAATCGATTTTTCCGGAATTCCGCGAGGCGCGGCAGACGCTGAAGTCGCATCCGCCGGAATTGCTGCCTACGTTGTAGCGAGATCTTTTTAGACGGTTTCAGAGCTTGAGACGAAAACGGCGCTTCATCATGAAGCGCCGTTTTTCTTTTGAGCCGCCGGGACCCACACCGGCTCACTCCGTGCAGAACGTTTCCTGCAGATGACGCCACATCACCTTGCCGTGCGCGTCGAGTTCCATCACCGCCGTGGAGCGCCGCACGTTCGCGTTGCCCGCACCGTCGCGCTGATACTCGCGGTATTTCACCACCGCGCCCGATGCATAGTCGGCGACGATCTCCATGTCGCGGATCGTGATTTGCGAGCCCGGACGCGCGCCGCGCAGCTTCGCGAATACTTCTTGCGTGCCCGCGTAATCGAGCGCGTTGCCGGACGTCATAACCAGCGTGAATTGCGGCGTGAAGCGCGCCATGATTCGCTGCAGCGCGCCTTCGTCCGCCGAGCCGTCGAACAGCGCCGCGATTTCGACGTGGATCTCGTCGAGTTCTTTGAAGTAGGGATTGCTGTTATTCATTTTCGAATCTCGCCCTGCCGTCGACGTTATTTCTTTTTCTGAATGAACTCGATCTTGTAGCCGTCCGGATCCGTGACGAACGCGATCACCGTGGTGCCGTGTTTCATCGGGCCGGCTTCGCGCACGACCGTGCCGCCTTGCGCCTTGATTTTGTCGCACGCGGCGTAGGCGTCGTCGACTTCGACGGCGAGGTGCCCGAAGCCGCTGCCGAGGTCGTACGACGGCGTGTCCCAGTTGTGCGTGAGTTCGAGGACCGTGCCGTCGCGTTCGTCTGTGTAGCCGACGAACGCCAGCGTGAATTTGCCGTCCGGATAGTCGTCGCGGCGCAGCAGTTTCATGCCGAGCATCTCAGTGTAGAAGGCGATCGAACGATCCAGGTCGCCGACCCGAAGCATGGTGTGAAGCAGGCGCATGGTGCACTCCCTGTTGGGTGATAAAACGAGACCGTCAATGTACCCGGAATCACGCTGCGCTGCAGCGCGCGGATCAGGCGCGGCGGGCTCAATGGCGTCCCCAATGGCGTGCTCAACGACGCCCTCGCGCAGGTTGACTATTTTCGTCTGACAATCCATTCTTCGTGAACCGTCCGGAGGCAAAAATCGAGGGGACGGTTCAGAAACAGGCGCACCAGCAGGAAAGAATCAGGCCTGTTCGACAGGAGGATCGTCCTATGTGTCGTCCGGGCTACCGGCTCGCGCCGGCTCGTCTGCTCGAAGCGCTGTCGTCCACCATCGGGCTCGCCATTCTGCTGCCTTGCGACCCCGCGCTCGCCGCTTGCGACAACGTCAATCCGGTCAGCGGACAAACCGTCACCTGCACCGGCAGCATGCCGAACCCCTCCACCACGAGTATCACTGCCGCGGCGGGCAGCACCAACGTCACGGTCAATGTGCAGACCGGCGCGGAACTCGATGTCAATGGCAACAATGTCATTCTCGTGCGCGACGGCAGCGCGGTGACCAATCTCGGCACGTTGAACGGCAGCGGCGATACGTTTGACGCAATTTCCGCGCACGGCGCGACCGGCGGCTCAGGTCAGAACGTGCTGGTCAACCGTGGCAGCATCACGACGAGCGGCGTCGAGTCGGAAGGCATGTACAACGACGCCGCCGCGGTCACGATGCTGAACGACACCACCGGCGTGATCCGCACGAGCGGCGATGAATCGGCGGCGATGCACGATTTCCAGAGTCCCGGCGGCGGCACCTTGACCAACAACGGCACGCTCGCTACCACCGGCGCCAGTTCACCCGGCATGGCCGCGTTGACGAACAACGACACGCTCGTCAATAACGGCACGATCACGACCACCGGCGCGGGATCGTATGGCATACGGACGAACGGCAATGCGGTCGGCGGTCCCGGCAACAACGTGATCGTCAACCACGGCACGATCGACGTTTCCGGCGCGGACGCGCATGGCATCGTGTCGTCGGATACGGCGCCGGGCGTCGTCACGAATACCGGCTCGGTCACCGCGCGTGGCGTGGGCGGCGCGGGCGCGATCTTCTCCGGCAACGTCACGCTGAACAACACGGCCGGTGCGAGCATCGTCAGCCAGCAGGCCAACGCGATCGTCGCCAACGGCGGAGGCACGCTCAACAATGCCGGCACGATCTCCGGCGCGATCAACGCGATCGCTTTCGCCAATGCCGGCGCGACGATCAACAACAGCGGCTCGATCGTCGCGGCGACGAGTCAGGCGATCAGTTCCATCGGCACGTTCGATATCGTCATCAATAACACCGGCACCATCGCGGGCGGCAACGGCCGCGCGATCTGGACCGACAGCGGCAACGACACGTTCAACTGGAGCGGAGGCACCGTCACGGGCTTCGTGCGCTTCAGCGCAGGCGACGACACCGCCACGCTCACCAACCTCACTGACGCGAATCTGAGCGGCGTGCCGAGCTTCGACGGCGGCACCGGCAACGATCTGCTGACGTTCGATCACACGTCGGCGAGCGGCGTGAGCCGCTTCATCAATTGGGAAACGGTCAATGTGATCAACGGCAGTCAGTTGACGCTAGACACTCAGGGACTCACGCTCGGCGATAGCGGCACGCTGACCGGCACGCTCAACGTCGACGCGACCAGCACCTTGTTCGCCGGCGGTCTGGCGAGCGCGGTGACGATTGCGCCGGCGGTCGCAGGACAACTCGTCACGGTGAACAATGCGGGCACGTTCGATCTGACCAACGGTGGCGCGAATACCCAGGCCGTGCTGGTGATCGATGGCAACTACACCGGGCTCAATGGACGGTTGCTGCTGCAAAGCGTGCTCGGCGGCGACGGTTCGCCGAGCGGCAAGCTGGTGATCGCGCAGGGGCTGGGGTCGGGGAGTACGACGCTGGGTGTGACCAACGTGGGCGGCAACGGCGGCGCCACGCTGACGGATGGGATTCTCGTGGTGCAGGCCACCAACGGCGCGACGACGACCGCCAGTGCGTTCACGTTGCCGAGACCGTTGATGGTCGGCGCTTATACGTACTACCTGTTCAAAGGCGGAGTGAGTGCGGGGACGGGGGATAACTGGTATTTGCGTTCGAGTCTGGCGGCGGTGCCGACGCCGGCTCCAACTCCCACGCCTACTCCAACTCCAACTCCAACACCAACACCAACGCCCACGCCCACGCCCACGCCCGAGTCCGCCGCCGGCCCAATCGCAGCGCCCGGCACACCCGCCCTACCCGCACCGCCGCCCGCAGGCGCCGCCCCCACACCGCTCTATCGAATGGAAGTCCCCGTCTACGCAGAAGTCCCCGTGCTCACACGCGAACTCGGCATCGCGCAGATCGGCACCTTCCACGACCGCCAGGGCGAACAGTCACTGCTCGACGAAAGCGGCCCGCTACCCGCCGCGTGGGCACGCGTCTGGGGCGAGCACACATCGCAAACCAGCAGCGGCGGCGCAAGCCCGGATTTCAGCGGCACGATCAGCGGCGTGCAGGTCGGCCACGATCTCTACGCCGATCGCAGCGCGAGCGGTCATCGCAACCACTACGGTTTTTTCCTGGGCTTCGCTCGTGCGCAAGGCGATGTGAACGGCTTCGCGCTCGGCTTTCCCGATCTGTCGGCCGGGCATCTCGCGATCAACGCGTACAGCGTCGGCGCGTACTGGACGCACATCGGTCCGGGCGGCTGGTACACCGATGCCGTCGCCATGGGCAGCGCGCTGACGCTGGACCCGATGTCGAATCAGGGCCTCGGCGCGAGCACGCATGGTCACGCGGTCACGACGTCGCTCGAAGCCGGCCTGCCGATTCCGTTGCGCGCGAATCTGAGCCTCGAGCCGCAGATGCAATTGATCTGGCAGCACGCGTCGATCGACGATCTCAACGACGGCATTTCGAGCGTCTCGTTTCACTCGGCCAACGGCTTTGTGGGACGACTCGGCTTGCGTCTGCAAGGCGCGTTCGAAGGCGCTGGCGTGCAGTGGCAACCGTATTTGCGTGCGAATCTGTGGCGCTATTTCAATGGCACCGACAGCGTGACCTACGCGGGCAGCACGGTGATTCCGTCGAATGTCGCGGCGACGGCGGCTCAATTCGGCATGGGTGTCGTCGCGCATCTGAGCGCGCGCGGCAGCGTGTTCGCGGCCGCGAGTTACACGACCAATGTGAATGGCGAGCATCGCAGCAGCGTCGAGGGCAATCTTGGGGTGCGGTGGAGTTGGTGACGTCGGGCGGGTCGTTTCGAATCAGCCCGATCCGAATTCAAAACTGATGCCGGATCCCCGCCATCAACCCGATCTGCGTGCCCTTCTGCGCGAGCCCGATACTGTTGACCCCTTGCAGTTGCGCGCCGATCAGATCGCCGCGATAGATCGCGTAATCGCCTTCCAGATAGACGTCAGTGCGCTTCGACAGGTTGTAGTCCGCGACCAGTTGATATTGCCAGGCCGACCCATCCTGCGCATGCGTCTTGCCGTCCTGCAGCGTGCGCCAGACGTTGGCGGCGAAGTGCCACGCGTTGCCGACCTGCTGCGTGATGCCGCCCATAATCATGCGACGCCGCGAAAAGTCCGTGTATTTGAGCGCTGTCAGTTCGGGCGCGGTGAACGGCCCGTTAGCGAAATTGGAAAAGCCCGCATCGTTCTGGTTGACGATATAGCCCGCCGAAAAGCGCGTCAGATTCCACGTGTACGAACCGCCGAACGTCCAATCTTTCGCGGCCGCGCCGTTGATTGAATCCTTCGACTCTTCGTACGCCGCGCCGACGCTGAACGGACCGCCCGCCGGCCCATACGCGGCGGCCGCGCCGATCTGACTGCCGTTCGAATTGCCCGCGTTACCGCCGAACGCGTAGCCTGCCGCAAACGTGAAACCGTTGTATCGCGCTTGATACTGCACCTGATTGCTGGTCCAGATGCCGCCGGTCATCGTCACCTCAGGCTGGAAGCTGAAATCGTAGGGGATCCAGGAGTTGCTGCCGTAACCGCCGACGGTAATGCCCTCGATCATCACGTTGTACTGCCGCCCAATAATCACCTGCCCGTACGATTCCGAACGCACGCCGATCTGGGCTTCGTTGAAAAACGGCAAGGTGGGATCGCTTTGACCGGTGTTGATATAGATGCGGTTTTCGAGCTTGAAAAACGTCGACCAGCCGCCGCCGAGATCTTCGACGCCCTTCAAACCCCAGCGGCTCTGCGTCATGCCGCCGTTGCCCAGTCCGAGCGATGAATCCCCGGCCTGGTTAGCATGCGTCAGATAGCGCACGCTTTCGTCGACCACGCCGTACAAGGTCACGCTGGATTGCGCCTGCGCGATCTGACAGCCGAACGACGCGATGGCCGCGGGCACCAGGGCCGCCGTCCACCTGCTGATGTTTTTCATACCGTCTCCTCGTACAGATTCCGCTTTGCGCGGATGAGACTCTTCTGCTTTGGCCGGCGCGAATCGACTGGTGCGCGGCTCTTCAGTCGATGCGGCCCGTACGAAAATCCTGACGAAACGCGTGTGGTCGAACCTTAGCGCGAAACGGCAACGGCAAGAAATTAGTCTGACGTGAGTGCGGCGGAGTGTTGTTAAGACAGCAAAATGCTTGCGGGATGTAAGAAGCACGCGTAGGCGGTGGGGTCATCGGCGGACGGAAGCGGCGGGTTTGCTATCGTATGACCTGAACTCAGCCCGGCTTCGCGCTGAATTCACCACCAGGCGCTCACGGCTTATCCGTTCGGCTAACCATTCGGCCGACTATCGCGACGCTCGCCGAGGTCCGATACTGACCGGCCTTCTCCCCCTTGTTCTCACCAGCCCGAAATCGCCCATGAGCACTACCGCCTTGCCCGCGCGCCGCGCCCCCGACAGCTTCGCGATCCTGCTCATGATCGGTTTGTGCGCGATCTGGGGACTCCAGCAGGTCGCCATCAAAAGCACGAATTCAGCGGTGCCGCCTGTCTTCCAGGCGGGTTTGCGTTCGCTGGTCGCGTCTTTGCTGGTGTGGGGCTGGGCGCGCTCGCGCGGCACGCCGCTGTTTCGCGACGACGGCACGCTGAGCGCGGGTTTGCTCGCGGGCGTGCTGTTCGCCGCTGAATTCGTGTGTATTTTTCTGGGCCTGACGCTGACCAGCGCGTCGCGCATGGCGGTGTTTCTGTACACCGCGCCCTGCTTCACTGCGCTCGGCCTGCACTGGTTCGTCGAAGGCGAGCGGATGCGGCGGATTCAGTGGTTCGGTATTTTCGTGGCGTTCGCCGGCATGGCGCTGGCGTTCGCGGACGGCTTCCTGCACGGCCACGCCGCGCAAGGCTCAACGCTGAAAGGCATGGCCGGCGACGCACTCGGCGTGCTGGCCGGCATTGCCTGGGCCGCGACCACGGTGGTGGTGCGCGCCACGCGTCTCGCTCAATCGAGCGCCAGCAAGACGCTGTTCTATCAACTGGCGGTGTCGGCGGTGGTGTTGCTCGCGCTGGCGGTCGGGCTCGGCCAGGCGCACGTTGAAACCGTCACGCCGCTCGCGCTGATGAGCCTCGCCTATCAGGCCGTGGTCGTCGCGTTCGTCAGCTATCTGGTGTGGTTCTGGCTGTTGACGCGCTATATCGCGTCGCGCCTGTCGGTGTTTTCGTTTCTCACGCCGCTGTTCGGCGTGAGTTTCGGCGTGCTGCTGCTCGGCGAGTCGTTCAGCCTGCGCTTCCTGATGGCCGCGGCGCTGGTGCTGGTGGGTATCGCGCTGGTGAATGCGCCGGCGCGGCGCATGGTGAAGTAGAAGTGAGCTAGCTAGCTACCGTGCCGTGACGGTTCAGGAGGCGTCGTCGCTGGCCGCTGCACGCTTCGACGGCCTGGCCGCCGCGACGATCTGCGCCACGCGCACGTACTCGGCGACCGACACGTCTTCGGCGCGACGTTGCAGGTCGAAGCCGAGCGCCTCGAAGTCTACTGAATCGCGAAACGCGGCCAGCGTATTGCGCAACATCTTGCGGCGCTGCGAGAACGCCGCCGTCACCACTTCGCCGAGCACGCGCTCGTCGACCGGCGTCAGCTCCTTCTGCGCGTACGGAATCATCCGCACGATCGCCGAATCCACCTTGGGCGGCGGATTGAACGACTCGGGCGGCACGTCGAGCTGCTTGTCGATCACGTAGCGATACTGCAGCATCACCGAGAGACGGCTGAATGCCTTGGTGCCCGGCTCGGCCACCATTCGCTCGACCACCTCGTTCTGCAGCATGAAGTGCTGATCGATCACGCAATGCGCGAACGAGGTCAGATGAAACAGCAGCGGGCTCGAAATGTTGTATGGCAGATTGCCGACAATCCGCAGCGACGCTTTTTCGCCAGGCGCGGCCAGCGAACCGAAGTCGAATGCGAGCGCGTCGCCCGCGTGCAGTTCGAGCAGGTCGCCGAATTTCGTCTTCAGACGGCCGATCAGATCGCGGTCCAGTTCGACGGCGTGCAGCGGCGCTTCCGGCGTGGCCAGACGCTCGATCAGCGGCTCGGTGAGCGCGCCGAGGCCCGGCCCGATTTCGACCATGCGCTCGCCGCGTTGTGGCTGGATGACGTCGACGATCGAATCGATCACGCCCATGTCGACCAGAAAGTTCTGACCGAAACGCTTGCGCGCGATATGACCTTGGTGCCGGCCCTGTTGCTGTCTGCTGGTGGACATCGAAGAAACGCTAAAGAAATAGAACTGCTTGAAGAAAAGGAACTGACGCGAATCGCGCCAGCTTCAGGCAACACCGCAGGCGCGCGGCGAGTCGTGCAACCATTGCGCGGCCAGCCGCGCAATGACGCCGAATCAGCCTGCGCGGCGGTGCTGCGCCATCGACACCGCCGTGTCGATCGCGGCGATCAGGCTGCCCGCGTCGGCGCGGCCGGTGCCGGCCAGATCGAGCGCGGTGCCGTGATCGACCGAGGTGCGGATAATCGGCAAGCCGAGCGTGATATTGATGCCTTCGCCGAATGTAGCGTACTTCAGCACCGGCAAACCCTGATCGTGGAACATGGCCAGCACACAGTCGGCCTGCTCCAGATAACGCGGCTGAAACAGCGTGTCGGCCGGATAAGGACCGGGTGCGTCGATGCCCTGCTCGTTCGCGAGCTTCAGCGCCGGCGTGATGATCTCGATTTCCTCGCGACCCAGGTAGCCGTTTTCGCCCGCATGCGGGTTCAGCCCGGTCACGAGAATACGCGGCGCCGGCAAGCCGAAGTGATGCCGCAGATCGTGATCGATAATGCGCAGCGTCTCGACAATACCCTCGACGGACAACGCCGCGGACACGTCCTTGAGCGGAAGATGCGTGGTCGCGAGCGCGACGCGCAGCGGACGCTTGCCGGAGCCGGCCAGCATCATCACCACGCGCGGCGTGTGGGTGCGCTCGGCCAGATATTCGGTGTGTCCGGTGAACGGCACACCGGCGTCGTTGATGGTGCTTTTTTGCAGCGGCGCGGTGACGATCGCGTCGAACGCGCCGGCTACCGCGCCGTCGATCGCGCTGTCGAGCAGGTCGAGCACGTAGCGGCCGTTGGCCGCGTCCAGCTTGCCGGCCTGCACCGGCACGCCGAGCGGCTGGTGCTGCATACGCACGCGTTTGCCGTCAGCCAGCAACGCGTTCCAGTCGACGCCCACGGCGCGTGCGCGTTCGGCGAGCAACGCCGCGTCGCCCAGCACGGTGAACTGTGCGCCGGGCCAGTGCGTTGCCGCGCCGGCGAGAGCCTGCGCGGTCAGTTCAGGGCCGACGCCGGCCGGTTCGCCGGTCGTGATCGCGATCTGCAGCGGCAAGCCGGCGGACTGGGCGGCGTTTGTCATGACGATTACTGCACGCTCGACAGCGTAGGCTTCACTTCCACATACGCGGTGTCGCGCAGTTCACGCAGCCAGTCGGCGTAGGCCTGTTCCGCCTTGCGCTGACCGATGGCCTGGCGCGCCAGATCCATCTGTTGCGCGACCGAACCTTCGGCGTCGCGGCGGCCCAGCACCTGGATCAGGTGATAGCCGTATTCGCTGCGCACCGGGTCGCTGATCTGACCGTCCTGCAGGTTGTTCATGGCGCGCTCGAATTCCGGCACCGTCTCGCCCGGGCTGATCCAGCCCAGGTCGCCGCCTTGCGACGACGAGCCGTCTTGCGAGTAGGTGTGCGCGAACTTCGCGAAGTCGCCGCCCGCGGCGATCTGGTTCTTGATTTCGAGCAGCTTCTGGCGCGCTTGCGGCTCCGACATACCGTCGCCGACGCGCAGCAGAATGTGGCGCACGTGCGTCTGCACCAGCTTCGGCGCATCCGAGCTCGAGCCCTGACCGGCGCGGCGATCGACCAGACGCACGACTTCGAAACCGTCGCTGGTGCGGATCACGTCCGGATTGATTTCGCCCGGGCGCAGCGTGGAAGCGGCCTTCGCGAACTCAGGCGGCAGCTTCGAAGGCTGCTGGTAACCGGTATCGCCGCCTTTGGATGCGTCCGGCGCTTGCGAATTGGCCTTCGCGAGCTTTTCGAAGTTCGCGCCGCCCTTGGCTTCGGCGAGCAACGCCTGGGCCTTTTTCTGCGCCGCTTCGATGTCGGTCTCCGACGCGTTCAGCGGCGCCTTCAGGAAAATGTGCTGCATATGCAGGTCGCTCTGCAGGCCGGCATTCGGGCCACGCTGACTGGCGATGTAGTTCGCGACTTCCGCGTCCGACACCACGACCTTGCTGTCCACTTCCTTCTCGCGCAGACGCGAGAGCGTCAGCTCGGTGCGCGCGTCATTCGTGAACGTGGTCCAGGGCACGCCTTGCGCCTCGATCCGCGCGCGGTACATCTCGAGCGACATGTTGTTCGACTGCGCGAGGCGTTCGAGCGTTTTCTGCACGGCGGCGTCGTCGATGTTGATGCCGTCTTCTTTCGCCTTCTGCAACTGGATGCGTTCCAGCACCATCTGGTTAAGCACCTGCTGGCGCAACTGGTCCACCGGCGGGACCGGCGCGTTCTGCTGGTTCAGCCGACGCGTGATCAGGCCCATGCGGTCGTCCAGCTCGCGCCGCGTGATGACACCGTTGTTGACCACTGCGGCAATGGTATCGACCGTCTGGCCGCTACCGCTGCTGGCCAGCGCCTGCGCCTGAACCGGCGCAACCGACAGGAAAGACGCCGCGGCGGCGAGACCGGCCGCAAGCGTTGCCAAGCGAAGCTTTTTCATGATTGCCACAGATACTCCAATGATGTCGGGCGCGCCTGGCCCGTCTTTTCGCATTCTATAAAACGATCGCGACCGAACCGCGTCATTCGTAATTGGTGAAACGCGCTTCCGGCGGCGGCGGCGGCGGCAACGGCGTATAGCCCTGCACGCCGTTGCGGAACGCGGCCATCAACCCATTGTCGACGCTCGACAAGCCCTTGAACGTCAACTGCGCGAGGAACCGCGTGCTCGACTGATTCTGATTCGAGGTGTTCACACCGTTCGCGTAGCGCTGGATCCCGGCGCCGAGCGTCCAGCAGTCGGCATCGTATTGCAGGCCGACCAGACCGTCGACGATCCGTTTTCCGCCCAGGTCGTAATTGAACCTCGCCACTCCGTACACATTGTGCGTGAGCGGCCATTGCCCCGAAACCAGCACCTGATTGATCGGCGTGTTGTCCAGCGTGGTGTTCGCGCGGGTGTAGCGGTACGCGACGTTGATCACCTTACCGCTGGCCGGGCTGAACCCGAAGCCGACGCTCGTCTTCACCAGCTGGTTGTTGTCGGCATTATATTGGAACGCCGTTTCCGACGCGAAACCGGCACCGAGCTTGAGCGACGCACCCACGATCAGGTCCGAATGCGTGGCCTGCGTGCTGGTCTGGGTGTTGTTCAGCGTGACGCGCTGATCCTGGAAGTAGTACTGCTGCGCGATCACGAAACGCGCGCGTTCGTCGCCCGTGGCCGGGTTGATGAAGCGCGTGGTGATGGCCGCGGTCAGACGGTTCGCGTCGGCGATCCGGTCGTTACCGACGAAGGTGTTCGGCGAGAAAATTTCCGCCAGCCCGAAATCGGATTCGGCGGTATCGAACAGCGGCGCGAACGCCTGGTTGCGATACGGCGTGTACACGTAGTACAGCCGCGGCTCCAGCGTCTGGATGTAATCCTCGCCGAAGATCCGCACCGAGCGGTCGAAAATCAGGCCCGTGTCGAACGTAAACGTCGGGATCGATTCGGTGAAATTCTTCGGCGTGCCGACCGGCGCGGTGCTGCTGATGTTGTTCAGGTCGTACGACGCGAGATGCAACTGCACCTTCGGCGTGACGAAGTAGCCCGGCCCGACAACTGAATACGCCAGGTACGGGTTGAACAGCACCCGCTGACCCTGCGTCGTGTCCGCGCTGGTGATGCGGAAATTCGAGTAATCGGCTTCCGCGCCGTAGTCGAATCCGCCGATGTTGTACTTGGCGTACTTCACGTTCAACTGCGGCTCGCGGCCATACGGCGCGACGGACGGCGTCAGCGTCTGCCAGTGCTGCTCACGTGCGAGCACCGACCACGGACCGTTGTTGTAGGTCAACCCGGCTTCCTGTTGATACAGGAGCTGGGTGCCGTTCATGAACTGACTGACCGACGACTGCAAGTCTTCCGGATACGTGTTGTCCGAAACCTTGTTGTAGTAGATGTAGCCGCCGAACCCGTTGCCGAAGTTCTGGTTGTGCTGGATGTACAGCGCGTAGCGGTTGGTCTTGGTCAGCCGGTCGTCGGGCAGAAACTCGCCGGTGATCGAGCCGGAATACGTGGGCGACAGATAGCGGAACGACGACTGCAACTGCACACCGCGCTTGGAGATC is a genomic window of Paraburkholderia bryophila containing:
- a CDS encoding lysophospholipid acyltransferase family protein; translation: MRFTRSLLLLIYLVLYTVPYACACFIAFPFMRADKRYWMAAGWCKSTLHVVRWLNGIRYNIEGFENLPNGPAVLLSKHQSAWETVAFPALMPRPLCYVFKRELLYVPFFGWALGLLKMVHIDRKEGKYAFESVIKQGKARMAEGAWVIMFPEGTRTRSGTQGKYKTGGARFAVATGAPVVPIAHNAGRLWPRNSFLKYAGIVTVSIGKPIDTTGLTPEEVNARVEQWIEAEMRRIDPTAYSATESRSAAAPI
- a CDS encoding M48 family metallopeptidase: MQKSPTSQPAAALDNRQLDLPLFAEPGSTSSSPSPSAPSSGSAGSASGTSHSAGLLAPDGSKLRSLVVGSRTLHYALKRSARRSIGFAIDSTGLTITAPRWVTLADIETAITEKQRWIFAKLIEWQTRVEQRALPKVDWKDGAEVPYLGQPVRVILGSPQGTLQFSTSDSALQVPLPLQADPQQIKDRVQGWLQGEAKRLFGERLAIYSEKLGVSYRTYALSSAATRWGSCSSDGKIRLNWRLIHFPLSIIDYVVAHELAHLREMNHSPRFWQTVESIFPEFREARQTLKSHPPELLPTL
- the gloA gene encoding lactoylglutathione lyase, with protein sequence MRLLHTMLRVGDLDRSIAFYTEMLGMKLLRRDDYPDGKFTLAFVGYTDERDGTVLELTHNWDTPSYDLGSGFGHLAVEVDDAYAACDKIKAQGGTVVREAGPMKHGTTVIAFVTDPDGYKIEFIQKKK
- a CDS encoding autotransporter family protein gives rise to the protein MCRPGYRLAPARLLEALSSTIGLAILLPCDPALAACDNVNPVSGQTVTCTGSMPNPSTTSITAAAGSTNVTVNVQTGAELDVNGNNVILVRDGSAVTNLGTLNGSGDTFDAISAHGATGGSGQNVLVNRGSITTSGVESEGMYNDAAAVTMLNDTTGVIRTSGDESAAMHDFQSPGGGTLTNNGTLATTGASSPGMAALTNNDTLVNNGTITTTGAGSYGIRTNGNAVGGPGNNVIVNHGTIDVSGADAHGIVSSDTAPGVVTNTGSVTARGVGGAGAIFSGNVTLNNTAGASIVSQQANAIVANGGGTLNNAGTISGAINAIAFANAGATINNSGSIVAATSQAISSIGTFDIVINNTGTIAGGNGRAIWTDSGNDTFNWSGGTVTGFVRFSAGDDTATLTNLTDANLSGVPSFDGGTGNDLLTFDHTSASGVSRFINWETVNVINGSQLTLDTQGLTLGDSGTLTGTLNVDATSTLFAGGLASAVTIAPAVAGQLVTVNNAGTFDLTNGGANTQAVLVIDGNYTGLNGRLLLQSVLGGDGSPSGKLVIAQGLGSGSTTLGVTNVGGNGGATLTDGILVVQATNGATTTASAFTLPRPLMVGAYTYYLFKGGVSAGTGDNWYLRSSLAAVPTPAPTPTPTPTPTPTPTPTPTPTPTPESAAGPIAAPGTPALPAPPPAGAAPTPLYRMEVPVYAEVPVLTRELGIAQIGTFHDRQGEQSLLDESGPLPAAWARVWGEHTSQTSSGGASPDFSGTISGVQVGHDLYADRSASGHRNHYGFFLGFARAQGDVNGFALGFPDLSAGHLAINAYSVGAYWTHIGPGGWYTDAVAMGSALTLDPMSNQGLGASTHGHAVTTSLEAGLPIPLRANLSLEPQMQLIWQHASIDDLNDGISSVSFHSANGFVGRLGLRLQGAFEGAGVQWQPYLRANLWRYFNGTDSVTYAGSTVIPSNVAATAAQFGMGVVAHLSARGSVFAAASYTTNVNGEHRSSVEGNLGVRWSW
- a CDS encoding porin: MKNISRWTAALVPAAIASFGCQIAQAQSSVTLYGVVDESVRYLTHANQAGDSSLGLGNGGMTQSRWGLKGVEDLGGGWSTFFKLENRIYINTGQSDPTLPFFNEAQIGVRSESYGQVIIGRQYNVMIEGITVGGYGSNSWIPYDFSFQPEVTMTGGIWTSNQVQYQARYNGFTFAAGYAFGGNAGNSNGSQIGAAAAYGPAGGPFSVGAAYEESKDSINGAAAKDWTFGGSYTWNLTRFSAGYIVNQNDAGFSNFANGPFTAPELTALKYTDFSRRRMIMGGITQQVGNAWHFAANVWRTLQDGKTHAQDGSAWQYQLVADYNLSKRTDVYLEGDYAIYRGDLIGAQLQGVNSIGLAQKGTQIGLMAGIRHQF
- a CDS encoding DMT family transporter encodes the protein MSTTALPARRAPDSFAILLMIGLCAIWGLQQVAIKSTNSAVPPVFQAGLRSLVASLLVWGWARSRGTPLFRDDGTLSAGLLAGVLFAAEFVCIFLGLTLTSASRMAVFLYTAPCFTALGLHWFVEGERMRRIQWFGIFVAFAGMALAFADGFLHGHAAQGSTLKGMAGDALGVLAGIAWAATTVVVRATRLAQSSASKTLFYQLAVSAVVLLALAVGLGQAHVETVTPLALMSLAYQAVVVAFVSYLVWFWLLTRYIASRLSVFSFLTPLFGVSFGVLLLGESFSLRFLMAAALVLVGIALVNAPARRMVK